Proteins encoded by one window of Martelella endophytica:
- a CDS encoding ABC transporter permease — MLRFFLHRVAMAIPTVIIVSITVFGLIRLIPGNPAELLLGEMADDRQIAALETELGLDKPLPQQFLIWSENALSGDLGRSIINDEPVLPLVAARFVISGEIVLIAVVLAAILAVPAGIIAAWRQNSVTDLALVGTATLLLSIPTFWLGLLLLLLFGLELGWLPVLGYVSLRDNLTEGLIYIILPVATLVMHEMGVLLRMSRASTLEVLRLDYITHARAKGLSEMAVLWRHAFKNAFGPTWTMIGLILGNLLGGIAVIETVFSIPGLGRLMVDSIFQRDYPVIQGCLLFVALSYVVVNLIIDLFYPLFDPRVTAQ; from the coding sequence ATGCTCAGATTTTTCCTCCATCGCGTCGCGATGGCGATACCGACGGTGATCATCGTATCGATCACGGTGTTCGGCCTGATCCGTCTCATTCCCGGCAATCCGGCGGAACTGTTGCTCGGCGAAATGGCCGATGACCGACAGATCGCCGCGCTCGAGACCGAGCTTGGCCTCGACAAACCGCTGCCGCAGCAATTTCTGATCTGGAGCGAGAACGCGCTCTCCGGCGATCTTGGCCGCTCGATCATCAATGACGAGCCGGTGTTGCCGCTGGTCGCCGCGCGCTTCGTCATCAGCGGCGAGATCGTGCTGATCGCGGTGGTGCTGGCCGCCATTCTGGCCGTGCCCGCGGGCATTATCGCGGCGTGGCGGCAGAATTCGGTGACGGACCTCGCGCTTGTCGGAACGGCGACGCTGCTTCTTTCGATCCCGACCTTCTGGCTCGGCCTTCTGCTTCTCCTGCTGTTCGGTCTCGAGCTTGGCTGGCTTCCGGTGCTCGGCTACGTGTCGCTGCGCGACAATCTCACCGAGGGGCTGATCTATATCATCCTGCCGGTCGCCACGCTTGTGATGCATGAGATGGGCGTACTGCTGCGCATGTCCCGCGCCTCGACGCTCGAAGTCCTGCGCCTCGATTACATCACCCATGCCCGCGCCAAGGGGCTTTCCGAAATGGCCGTTCTATGGCGTCACGCCTTCAAGAACGCCTTCGGCCCGACCTGGACGATGATCGGCCTGATCCTCGGCAACCTGCTCGGCGGCATTGCGGTGATCGAGACCGTGTTCTCGATCCCCGGGCTCGGCCGGCTGATGGTCGACAGCATTTTCCAGCGTGATTACCCGGTCATTCAGGGCTGCCTGCTGTTCGTCGCGCTCTCCTATGTCGTCGTCAACCTGATCATCGACCTGTTCTATCCGCTGTTCGATCCCCGGGTGACGGCACAATGA
- a CDS encoding LysR family transcriptional regulator has product MNIKQLEVFRAVLSTGSTMGAAKSTGLSQSGVSRMIQHLESDLNLTLFQRVKGRLVPTPEARTLEAEAKTVLLNLARFSQLADEIRTGASETEAVRIGLPSSMWENFAPAMLKDYREGFPGVRVETFFETTMTIQRMIDQRVIDFGFLRHEGEISPGIRLEIVAEGRSVAVMQRDHPLAARDVIRPEDLRGEPLIMLGRLRAHRVMLDRLLQNEAVRADVRIETHSNSSACAYAAEGLGIALASSFYANLYKHLPVVQRPFEPRLTQRFGIATAEGVPMSLAAKGLMAALKRQIERSQVDE; this is encoded by the coding sequence ATGAATATAAAACAGCTCGAAGTTTTCCGCGCGGTGCTTTCGACGGGCTCTACGATGGGGGCTGCCAAGAGCACAGGGCTCAGCCAGTCGGGCGTCAGCCGCATGATCCAGCACCTGGAATCCGATCTCAATCTGACGCTGTTTCAGCGCGTCAAGGGAAGGCTGGTGCCGACGCCGGAGGCGCGCACGCTGGAGGCGGAGGCGAAGACCGTTTTGCTGAACCTGGCCCGCTTCAGCCAGCTTGCCGATGAGATCCGCACCGGCGCGTCGGAAACCGAGGCGGTGCGCATCGGCCTGCCGAGCAGCATGTGGGAAAATTTCGCGCCCGCCATGCTGAAGGATTATCGCGAGGGTTTTCCCGGCGTCAGGGTCGAGACCTTTTTCGAGACAACCATGACCATTCAGCGGATGATCGACCAGCGTGTGATCGATTTCGGCTTCCTGCGCCACGAGGGCGAAATCAGTCCCGGCATCCGGCTCGAGATCGTTGCCGAGGGGCGAAGCGTGGCCGTCATGCAACGGGACCACCCGCTCGCTGCCCGCGACGTCATCCGGCCGGAGGATCTGCGCGGCGAACCGCTGATCATGCTCGGCCGGCTGCGCGCCCATCGGGTGATGCTCGACCGGCTGTTGCAGAACGAGGCCGTGCGTGCCGACGTGCGCATCGAAACGCATTCCAACTCCTCCGCCTGCGCCTATGCCGCCGAGGGGTTGGGGATTGCGCTTGCGAGCAGTTTCTACGCCAATCTCTACAAGCACCTGCCCGTGGTGCAACGGCCGTTCGAGCCCAGGCTGACGCAGCGCTTCGGGATCGCGACTGCCGAGGGCGTACCGATGTCGCTTGCCGCGAAGGGGCTGATGGCGGCTTTGAAGCGCCAGATCGAACGCTCTCAGGTGGACGAGTAG
- a CDS encoding ABC transporter substrate-binding protein, translating into MKKLLLAGVMLAALTQTAAARDIVVALSSDLRSNDPGVNRDGNTDAIMMHILEGLVGYTEDGAVKPLLAKSVSMSDDALTYTFTLRDDVTFHNGDKMTADDVVWSMNRYMDADSKWRCLPDFDGSRVVKLTGVEKVDDATVTMTIAEPSAVFLGLMARPECGFTGIISPKSVGEDGSFVAPIGTGPFKWDEWKKGEYVHLAKNDAYVSPPNDGEPDGTVGAKNPLADGVKFMVVPDASTVKAGIQSGALDLAEVSPDLMPEFEDRDDSKLIVAVNNGKNLFYMQTRDPVLSNPGVRRAMAMALDLPQLVAAASNGTGTPNCSMIATNSIYYSETQQECLPYDIEAAKKGLQDAGYNGEPISIIANRRGNVPSYPAAIIAQAMMQQAGLNVQIEVLDYATQVERRRSGNYQVISQSVSPRLDPALMMSFYVGDKDENTSLMWENPEAVELLDAAYRETDQEMRQQIFDDFHTLMLEDMPGLFMYDMVDIWAATASLEGSPVWQGNPRVWEVSVD; encoded by the coding sequence ATGAAGAAACTACTCCTGGCCGGCGTGATGCTGGCGGCGCTTACCCAGACGGCGGCCGCGCGCGATATCGTCGTCGCGCTCTCTTCCGACCTCCGCTCCAACGATCCGGGCGTCAATCGTGACGGCAATACCGACGCGATCATGATGCACATTCTCGAAGGTCTGGTCGGCTATACCGAGGATGGCGCGGTTAAGCCGCTTCTCGCAAAGTCGGTCTCGATGTCCGATGACGCGCTGACCTATACCTTCACGCTGCGCGATGACGTCACCTTCCACAATGGCGACAAGATGACCGCCGACGACGTGGTCTGGTCCATGAACCGCTACATGGACGCCGACAGCAAGTGGCGCTGCCTGCCGGATTTCGACGGCAGCCGCGTGGTCAAGCTGACCGGCGTCGAGAAGGTCGATGATGCGACCGTGACGATGACGATTGCCGAGCCCTCGGCGGTCTTCCTCGGCCTGATGGCCCGCCCGGAATGCGGCTTCACCGGCATCATCTCGCCGAAATCCGTGGGCGAGGACGGCAGCTTCGTCGCGCCGATCGGCACGGGCCCGTTCAAGTGGGACGAGTGGAAGAAGGGCGAATATGTCCATCTCGCCAAGAATGACGCCTATGTCTCGCCGCCGAACGACGGCGAACCGGACGGCACGGTCGGGGCCAAGAACCCGCTCGCCGATGGCGTCAAGTTCATGGTGGTTCCGGATGCCTCGACGGTGAAGGCCGGCATCCAGTCCGGCGCGCTCGATCTCGCCGAAGTCTCGCCGGACCTGATGCCGGAATTCGAGGATCGCGATGACAGCAAGCTCATCGTCGCCGTCAACAACGGCAAGAACCTGTTCTACATGCAGACCCGCGATCCGGTTCTGTCCAATCCGGGCGTTCGCCGCGCCATGGCCATGGCGCTCGATCTGCCGCAGCTTGTTGCCGCCGCCTCCAACGGAACCGGCACGCCCAACTGCTCGATGATCGCGACCAACTCGATCTATTACAGCGAGACCCAGCAAGAGTGCCTGCCCTACGATATCGAGGCTGCGAAGAAGGGGCTGCAGGACGCCGGCTATAACGGCGAGCCGATCTCGATCATCGCCAACCGTCGCGGCAATGTGCCAAGCTATCCGGCGGCAATCATTGCCCAGGCGATGATGCAGCAGGCCGGCCTCAACGTTCAGATCGAGGTGCTCGACTACGCCACCCAGGTTGAACGCCGCCGTTCGGGCAATTACCAGGTGATCTCGCAGTCGGTCTCGCCGCGTCTCGACCCGGCGCTGATGATGAGCTTCTATGTCGGCGACAAGGATGAGAACACCTCGCTGATGTGGGAGAATCCGGAGGCCGTAGAACTGCTCGACGCCGCCTATCGCGAAACCGATCAGGAAATGCGCCAGCAGATCTTCGACGATTTCCACACGCTGATGCTTGAGGATATGCCGGGCCTGTTCATGTACGACATGGTCGACATCTGGGCCGCGACCGCGAGCCTTGAAGGCTCCCCCGTATGGCAGGGCAATCCCCGCGTATGGGAAGTCTCGGTCGACTGA
- a CDS encoding M20 family metallopeptidase, whose product MTQQAIEQLANEIEALKPEFIELSDRIWELAELKFEEFESAKLQAALLEKYGFSVTRGVAGIETAFCGEYGGGRPVIAILGEFDALAGMNQVAGIAEEKSDNPGASGHGCGHNLLGAGSLLAAVGLARHLEKNGVAATVRYYGCPAEEGGGAKTIMAEAGVFDDVDLALTWHPAPFNGVRSTNNLAVIEYDIRFKGVAAHASNAAHLGRSALDALELTNIGINFLREHIPSDCRIHYAITETGGVAANVVQAHAAGRYMIRAPEIGGARALAERVKKIAEGAAMMTETSVELGLGKATNSLLPNITLETAMHEQMTALGPVPFDEADEAFAKDIQATFSQEAIDSSVRLYQVREDALSNSRVDGSQPLHRGLRAFEGKSHFRAGSTDVGDVSWVIPTAQCWTPAWAIGTNPHTWQVVAQGKSPAAHKAFVHAAKTIAATGLKAVADPALIDKTWAEWSEKTGRKRLGEMR is encoded by the coding sequence ATGACGCAGCAGGCGATCGAACAACTCGCGAATGAAATCGAGGCATTGAAGCCGGAATTCATCGAACTCTCCGACCGGATATGGGAGCTTGCCGAACTGAAATTCGAGGAATTCGAATCGGCGAAGCTCCAGGCCGCACTTCTGGAGAAATACGGGTTTTCCGTCACGCGCGGCGTCGCCGGCATCGAGACTGCCTTTTGCGGGGAGTATGGCGGCGGCAGGCCGGTGATCGCGATCCTCGGCGAATTTGATGCGCTGGCCGGCATGAACCAGGTCGCCGGTATCGCCGAGGAAAAATCCGACAATCCGGGCGCAAGCGGCCATGGCTGCGGCCACAACCTGCTTGGCGCGGGCTCGCTTCTGGCGGCGGTGGGGCTTGCCCGACATCTGGAAAAGAACGGCGTTGCCGCGACCGTGCGCTATTATGGCTGCCCGGCGGAAGAGGGCGGCGGCGCCAAGACGATCATGGCCGAGGCCGGCGTGTTCGACGATGTCGATCTCGCGCTGACCTGGCATCCCGCGCCCTTCAATGGCGTGCGCTCCACCAATAATCTCGCCGTCATCGAATACGATATCCGCTTCAAGGGCGTGGCCGCCCACGCCTCCAACGCCGCCCATCTCGGCCGTTCCGCGCTCGATGCGCTGGAGCTCACCAATATCGGTATCAATTTCCTGCGCGAGCATATCCCGTCCGATTGCCGGATCCATTACGCGATCACCGAGACCGGCGGCGTCGCGGCCAACGTCGTGCAGGCGCACGCGGCCGGCCGCTACATGATCAGAGCTCCGGAAATCGGCGGCGCGCGGGCGCTCGCCGAACGGGTGAAGAAGATTGCCGAAGGTGCCGCCATGATGACGGAGACCAGCGTCGAGCTGGGGCTCGGCAAGGCGACCAACAGCCTGCTGCCCAACATCACGCTCGAAACGGCGATGCACGAGCAGATGACGGCGCTCGGGCCCGTGCCCTTCGATGAGGCCGACGAGGCTTTCGCGAAGGACATTCAGGCGACGTTTTCGCAGGAGGCGATCGACAGCAGCGTCCGGCTCTATCAGGTTCGGGAGGATGCGCTTTCCAACAGCCGGGTCGACGGGTCTCAGCCTCTCCACCGGGGGCTGAGGGCCTTTGAGGGCAAGTCGCATTTCCGCGCCGGTTCCACCGATGTCGGTGATGTCAGCTGGGTTATTCCAACCGCGCAGTGCTGGACGCCGGCCTGGGCAATCGGCACCAATCCCCACACCTGGCAGGTGGTCGCCCAAGGCAAGAGCCCGGCCGCCCACAAGGCCTTCGTGCACGCCGCCAAAACCATCGCCGCCACCGGCCTCAAGGCCGTCGCCGATCCGGCGCTCATCGACAAAACATGGGCCGAGTGGAGCGAAAAGACCGGACGGAAGCGCCTTGGCGAAATGCGTTAA
- a CDS encoding serine hydrolase codes for MTDTTEKTEATAAELAKICDAQDFTVRFKVKNLLTGETIERGATEETPSASTRKISIMMAALQAIGEGRLSFDEKIVYEPRHAEQVASGVLRHMTPGMVLSLRDAIAGMITLSDNVCTHMVFERLTLEEVQAYCAAIGMTGTHHRFLIPPIALPHDHPLDAVTVTTAADQVMLLDMILAAQTDAAASARLGISQELSAFALKMLKSQVLRYGIHARLPFDTVIASKGGRGKRGRMDAGIVYRDGAPLFILAAYTDGVPLTMPDGLPGYTVALETIGRLARACFTGL; via the coding sequence ATGACTGACACAACCGAAAAGACCGAAGCGACGGCCGCCGAACTCGCCAAAATCTGCGATGCGCAGGATTTCACCGTCCGCTTCAAGGTCAAGAACCTGCTGACAGGCGAAACCATCGAGCGCGGCGCGACCGAGGAGACCCCGTCGGCCTCGACCCGCAAGATCTCGATCATGATGGCCGCGCTGCAGGCGATCGGGGAGGGGCGGCTCAGCTTCGACGAGAAGATCGTCTATGAGCCGCGCCACGCCGAACAGGTGGCAAGCGGCGTGCTGCGCCACATGACGCCCGGCATGGTGCTGTCGCTGCGCGATGCGATTGCCGGCATGATCACGCTTTCCGACAATGTTTGCACCCATATGGTGTTCGAACGGCTGACGCTGGAAGAGGTCCAGGCCTATTGCGCGGCAATCGGCATGACCGGCACCCATCACCGCTTCCTGATCCCGCCGATCGCGCTGCCCCACGACCATCCGCTCGACGCGGTGACGGTGACGACGGCCGCCGACCAGGTGATGCTGCTCGACATGATCCTGGCCGCCCAGACCGATGCCGCGGCCTCGGCGCGGCTCGGCATCTCGCAGGAGCTGTCGGCCTTCGCGCTGAAAATGCTGAAATCGCAGGTCCTGCGCTACGGAATTCACGCGCGCCTTCCCTTCGACACGGTGATCGCCAGCAAGGGTGGAAGGGGAAAGCGCGGACGCATGGATGCGGGCATCGTCTATCGCGACGGCGCGCCGCTCTTCATCCTCGCCGCCTACACGGACGGGGTACCGCTCACCATGCCGGACGGGCTTCCCGGCTATACGGTGGCACTCGAGACGATCGGCCGGCTCGCCCGCGCCTGTTTCACCGGACTTTGA
- a CDS encoding ABC transporter permease produces MRKLSYNAAIGGFLIGLLLVVALLGAFWTPYDPLKLDFVARLKPPSFAHWMGTDEFGRDVLSRIMVGAGASVWIGTLTVTFTIVMGTLIGLVSGYTRGLTDGLIMAVNNALLAFPGILLALGLLAVFGANQYGIIFALGIAYTPSMARLVRGVVLTLREAEFIEASKLMGNSEFYTVFRHILPNCLAPMSVLATTMFGWAILSESALSFLGLGVPPPAPTWGNMLAAGRPFIEQAVWLGVFPGLCIALTLLGINLLGDALRDRLDPRMRGLK; encoded by the coding sequence ATGAGAAAACTTTCCTATAATGCCGCGATCGGCGGTTTCCTGATCGGTCTCCTGCTCGTTGTCGCGCTTCTCGGCGCGTTCTGGACGCCCTACGACCCGCTCAAACTCGATTTCGTCGCCCGGCTGAAGCCGCCGAGCTTTGCCCATTGGATGGGCACCGACGAATTCGGCCGCGACGTGCTCAGCCGGATCATGGTCGGCGCCGGCGCCAGCGTGTGGATCGGCACGCTCACCGTCACCTTCACCATTGTCATGGGCACGCTGATCGGCCTCGTCAGCGGCTATACGCGCGGCCTCACCGACGGGCTGATCATGGCCGTCAACAATGCGCTGCTCGCCTTTCCGGGTATCCTGTTGGCGCTCGGCCTGCTCGCCGTTTTCGGGGCCAACCAGTACGGCATCATCTTCGCGCTCGGCATTGCCTACACGCCGTCGATGGCGCGGCTGGTGCGCGGCGTGGTGCTGACGCTGCGCGAAGCGGAATTCATCGAAGCCTCTAAGCTGATGGGCAATAGCGAGTTCTACACGGTGTTCCGCCATATCTTGCCCAATTGCCTGGCCCCGATGTCGGTGCTGGCGACCACCATGTTCGGCTGGGCCATTCTTTCGGAAAGCGCGCTCTCCTTCCTCGGCCTCGGCGTGCCGCCGCCGGCGCCCACCTGGGGGAACATGCTGGCCGCCGGCCGGCCGTTCATCGAGCAGGCCGTCTGGCTCGGCGTTTTCCCCGGCCTCTGCATCGCGCTCACGCTGCTCGGCATCAATCTTCTGGGCGACGCGTTGCGCGACCGGCTCGACCCGCGCATGAGGGGGCTGAAATGA
- a CDS encoding ABC transporter ATP-binding protein, which yields MMKDILLSVRELTLSLGNGVKLVDNVSFDVRPGEIFGIVGESGSGKTLATRALMSLLPAGITPVSGETVFEGRDTLTMSPRDLRSLRGARIGMVFQEPMTSLNPSMTIGRQLEEGLKLHTGLSREKRRDAILAMLERVGIVDPKGALSAYPHEFSGGMRQRIMLASVMLLKPALLIADEPTTALDAVIQRDVMELMVELTRAEGTAVLLISHDLPMVARYTSRIAVMEKGVVVETGTTDDILTNPQHAYTRKLLSSLPGRGETRTFPPDDTPVLSVENVIVDYHKAGALFRKGQAKRALHGVSVDIRQGEVVALVGGSGSGKTTLGRTIAGLIHQTEGDILFNGKPREQDWAHYRQNCQMVFQDPYSSLDPRMTIVKLVEEALRTMPGLSSAERRRRALATLAEVGLPGEFADRLPHELSGGQRQRVAIARAVVREPKLLIADEPVSALDVTVRAQVLALFADLQKKHGFSCLFISHDLSVVEQIADRVIVMQHGRIVEEGPRDEIFDRPQHAYTQRLLSAIPALDFNESGGVKLKWRLEEHDD from the coding sequence ATGATGAAGGATATTCTCCTTTCCGTTCGCGAGCTGACGCTTTCCCTCGGCAATGGCGTCAAGCTCGTCGACAATGTCTCTTTCGATGTCCGTCCCGGCGAGATCTTCGGCATTGTCGGCGAATCCGGCTCCGGCAAGACGCTGGCGACCCGCGCGCTGATGTCGCTTCTGCCCGCCGGCATCACGCCCGTGAGCGGCGAGACGGTGTTCGAGGGCCGCGATACGCTGACCATGAGCCCGCGTGATCTTCGATCGCTGCGCGGCGCGCGGATCGGCATGGTGTTCCAGGAGCCGATGACCTCGCTCAACCCGTCGATGACCATCGGGCGGCAGCTGGAAGAGGGGCTGAAGCTCCATACCGGGCTTTCCCGAGAAAAACGCCGGGATGCGATCCTTGCCATGCTGGAAAGGGTCGGCATCGTCGATCCGAAGGGCGCGCTGTCAGCCTATCCGCACGAGTTTTCCGGCGGCATGCGCCAGCGCATCATGCTGGCCTCGGTGATGCTGCTGAAGCCGGCGCTGCTGATCGCCGACGAGCCGACCACGGCGCTCGACGCGGTGATCCAGCGCGACGTGATGGAGCTGATGGTAGAGTTGACTCGCGCCGAAGGTACGGCGGTTCTGCTGATCAGCCACGACCTGCCGATGGTCGCGCGCTATACCAGCCGGATCGCGGTGATGGAAAAGGGCGTCGTCGTCGAGACCGGCACCACCGACGACATCCTGACCAACCCGCAACATGCCTATACCCGCAAGCTGCTGTCGTCGCTGCCGGGGCGCGGTGAAACGCGGACATTCCCGCCGGACGATACGCCGGTGCTTTCCGTCGAAAACGTGATCGTCGACTACCACAAGGCCGGTGCGCTGTTTCGCAAGGGGCAGGCCAAGCGTGCGCTACACGGGGTCTCGGTCGATATCCGCCAGGGCGAGGTGGTGGCGCTGGTCGGCGGCTCGGGTTCCGGCAAGACCACGCTCGGCCGCACCATCGCCGGCCTCATTCACCAGACTGAGGGCGATATCCTGTTCAACGGCAAGCCGCGGGAACAGGACTGGGCGCACTATCGGCAGAATTGCCAGATGGTGTTTCAGGACCCGTATTCCTCGCTCGACCCGCGCATGACCATTGTGAAGCTCGTCGAAGAGGCACTGCGCACCATGCCGGGGCTGAGCTCCGCCGAACGGCGCAGGCGGGCGCTCGCGACCCTTGCCGAAGTGGGCCTGCCCGGCGAATTCGCCGACCGCCTGCCGCACGAGCTCTCCGGCGGCCAGCGCCAGCGCGTTGCAATCGCCCGTGCCGTTGTGCGCGAGCCGAAACTGCTGATCGCCGACGAGCCGGTGTCCGCGCTCGACGTGACGGTCAGGGCGCAAGTGCTGGCGCTGTTCGCCGACCTGCAGAAGAAGCACGGCTTTTCCTGCCTGTTCATCAGCCACGACCTTTCCGTGGTCGAGCAGATTGCCGACCGGGTGATCGTGATGCAGCACGGTAGAATCGTCGAGGAAGGCCCGCGCGACGAGATCTTCGACCGGCCGCAGCATGCCTATACGCAACGTCTGCTTTCGGCCATTCCGGCCCTCGATTTCAACGAGAGCGGTGGCGTGAAGCTCAAATGGCGTCTGGAGGAACACGATGACTGA